The DNA sequence CCCACTCCGGCATTTTATGATTTTTAAAAAAGACTTGCCAATCATGTTTCACCATTGCTGAACAAGTTGCTTCTGGGATTAGCATGGCATCATACTCTTCCATAAAACTTTCAAAATATTCAATATTCTTCTTGGTCATGTACTCTACTGAGTTGATATCACCAGTAAAATATGCTGGTGCACCACAGCAAAGTTGCTTTTTAGGAATAAAAATTTCAATATTGAGTATTTCGAGTATTTTGATTAAACTATCACCAATACCTTCATAGTTATAGTTTGCCAAGCAACCAATGAAGATAGCAATTTTCTGTTTTTTTTCTTCTGGTTTGGATGCAGAAATATGTTCAGAATATTTATTAAGGAAGCTAGTTTTCATCATAGAGGGGATGAGCCGTCCTTTTTTCATCATAGGTAGAGAGAAACGTGCACGCAGTCCTCTGTCTTTGTCATCTTTGGCAAGTGCACAGGTTTTGAACATGAAGCCAAATTTCATTACAAAATCCATTATTTTACGATGCCTAAGCAGAAAGAAGAATCCTTTTTTGAACCAAGCGATACCATACTTTTCAGCAAGGTCTGCACGTACCTCTTCAATAACCATATCAGTTGCCAAAGAGTTAGGACAAACATCGACACAATTAGTACATAAAAAACAGCTTTCAAAAATATTTTTAGCATTCCTATCTAGTGGCAGATGTCCATGCTGATAAGCCCCAAGAAGATCTATGAATCCACGAGGAGAAGTAGTTTCGTCAGGATTAATTTGGTGAATTGTACAGACAGGAATACACTTACCACATTTAATGCAAGCATCACTGGTTTCGGTGAAGTTAAATAGCTCTTTGGATGCTATCATAAAATATATCCTTCCAGTCAGGTAGTTACACTGTCTTGCTAAAGCTTTTTTTGTTCCCTGTATATTGATGCATATAGACATCGAATGGCATAGCAATATTTCGAATGAGTAATGTCCCCGTTGAAGAGACGCTAATCTTTTCATTGGTAATAGTTACTAGACCAGCATTAACAAACTCTTGAAGCTCTGTTAGTGCATCTTTAAAATAGGATTTAAAGTCAATGCTATGCTCTTTTTCAATGCGCTTGATATCAATGGAAAAGTTTGCCATTAGTTCCATAATGACAGCTTTCCTTAGATAGTCATCATCACTGAGTGAAATACCTTTTTCAAATGGTAGTCTTCCTGCATCAATTGCCATTTCGTATGCTTTCATGTCTTTTGTATTCTGTGCATAGTAGTGACTTCCCTCACCAATACTTGTCAGACCAATACCGATTAAGTTGGCTCCACCCTTGGTGGTATAGCCCTGAAAATTTCTATGAAGCTCTCCTTTGGAGATAGCACCAAAAAGCTCATCTTCAGGCTTGGCAAAATGATCCATGCCCACCATCTTATAGCCATTGTTTTCAAAAAAGTCAATAGTATACTGAAATATTTGTAGCTTGATATCAGGACTTGGCAAGGTTGTCTCATCAAATTTTCGCATAGTTTTTTTTAACCATGGTACATGGGCATAATTGAAGACTGCTAGTCTATCAGGCATAAGCGTAAAAGCCTTTTGAAGAGTATTCTTGAAGCTCTCAAAAGTTTGATAGGGCATACCGTAAATAAGATCAATATTGATAGAGTTAATGCCATGCTTGCGTGCTAAATCAACAGCTGCTTTAGTTAAATCGTAGGGTTGAATACGGTGGATCTCTTTCTGTACTTTGGGGTCAAAATCTTGAACGCCAAAGCTGATACGATTAAATCCATACTTTTTAAAGATTTTCATTTGTGCTTCATTAAAAAAGCGTGGATCTATCTCGACACTAATTTCGGCATCCTTGCTCCAGTTAGGGAAGACTTTCTTAATGTAGGAGATAATTTCATCTAGTTCAAAGGCTTTATAGAAGGTTGGCGTTCCACCACCAAAGTGAAATTGTATAACCTCTCTAGAGGTATCAAGATATTTTGCAAGAATATTAATCTCTTTTTTGAGATATTCAATATAGGTGCTGAGTTTTTCTTCTTTAGAAGTGAAAACAACGTTGCAACCACAGAAATAGCATGCACTTCTACAGAATGGCAGATGTATATAAAGTGAGAGTTTTTCATCACCCTTTTTAAGGTATTTGATGTAGTTCTCATATGTAAAATTATTGCTAAACTCTAGTGCAGTTGGGTAAGAGGTATAGCGTGGCCCTGGTTTGGAATATTTACTGAACTTTTCTAAATCTATTGTACTCAAAAGGACTCCTTCTGAGAGCAATGATTGTTAAGCCAAACCATAATTCCTTTTTGTGCATGCAGGCGGTTTTCTGCTTCAGTGAAGATAATATCGGCATGTTTCTCAAAGGTTTCTTCGCTCACCTCATAGCCACGGTAGGCAGGTAGGCAGTGCAGAAAGATGGCATTAGGCTTTGCTGCTGCCATCATGGTTTCATCAACCATGTAGTCTTTAAAGGCTTTGAGCTTAATCTCTTTTTCATCCTCTTGTCCCATGCTCACCCATGTGTCAGTGGTAACTACGTCACACTCTTTGACTGCTTTAAGTGGATTATTGCTAAAGGTAATTTTTGCACCACTATCTTTAGCAAAAGATAGTGCTTTTTTGACAATAGTAGGGTCACATTCATAGTCTTTTGGGGTAGCAACATGTAGTTCAAATCCTATTTTTGCAGCAAGCATTAACCAAGAGTGAGCCATGTTGTTCCCGTCACCTACATAGGCACAGACAGGGTTGTTAGTTTTACCAAACTCGAGCATCGTTAAATAGTCTGCCATTAGCTGTACAGGGTGATAGCTGTCAGTCAAACCATTGATGACGGGTACTTTTGAAAATTTAGCAAACTCTTCAAGTTTATCTTGCTCGAAAGTACGAATCATTACCATATCAACCATACGACTGATAACGCGTGCAGTATCTTTCATAGGTTCACCGCGCCCAAGCTGAATATCGTTGGCAGAAAGAAAAAGTCCTATCCCTCCAAGTTGATAGATACCAGTCTCAAAACTTACACGTGTTCGAGTTGAACTCTTTTCAAAAATCATTCCCAGTGTTTGGCGCTCCATGTAGGGAATAAACTCTTTACGTTTGGTCTGCGCCTTAATTTTCTGCGCTAGATTGATCATTTCTAGCAGCTCCTCTTTGGTAAAGTCTGCCAGTGTCAAAAAGTGTCTCATAGGACTTTCCTCGCCTTGCTTCAAAGAAAGAAAACAAGGATTAAATTTTTTAAAAGAGATTATTTTACCATAAAAAGAGTTGAAAAATTATAAATAGGGTTTTTCTACTATTTTTCCAAGTTCTACAGCAATCGCATAAGCAATAAGCTTAGCAATTTTTTTACGTCTAGGCTTAAGCCAATCGGTCTGTTTTTTACAAGTGAGCTCTCCAAGCTCAAGTACCAGAAACTTTTGTGCATCTATATGTATAGGGCTATAGGCATAGTAGTACTTCAGGTTATCTGTAAAGTTGTCTTTGTTCCAGTTAAAAGGGAAGTAGGATTTATAGAGTACTTTCCAGCGTTGAGCAAAATGGTATGAAGCCTCCGTATTAGGGTAGCCTATTGATGCACCTGAATGGCAAATGTGTTTTGTTGCATCAAAGTGAATGGCAATGGCAATTTTTGTACGCTTTAGAAAAATATCTGCTGGCACACGTTTAACATCAATATCCCATGCTTTAAGTTGCTTGGCTACCTCATCAGCCACAAGCATATTCCACTCTACCTCTTTGTCAGTCTTATATGTGGTTCCAGTGTTTCCACATGTTCGCCCTTCATGTCCTGCTTGGATAATGACAGAAATAGGTGGTTTGAGTCTTTCAAAAAGAATGTAGCCAAATAGTATGATGATAAGCATAACAAAGAAGAGAGTAATTTTGTTTTTGAGGTGCATACGAAGGATTATAGCAAACTTTTCAAGAGCTTATAGTTTCCAAGCCATATGGCAATTTTTAGAATCTCCTTCAAATATTTATTATAATAAATACTGTTTATTTTTTAACTTAAACTATATTTTTGTAGATATCTCTACTTTAAATAACAAATAAATTATATTTTAGGGGTATGGTTTTTTCATAATGAAAGTTTAAAAAGAATTAGATGATTTTCTCTCTACTTTTTCATAATTTGTATTGAGAATATATAAAAGGGGAGCTAGATTAAATAGATATTTTGCATAAGACATGGAGGCATGTGCTGTATTGTTGATAATATATCTTTTTAAAACTATTCTTAAAGAAGCGAAGCTGCTTCCTTTGCATGATAGGTGATAATGATATCTGCTCCCGCACGTTTGAAGCCCAGCAGTGTTTCCATCATGACTCTATCATAATCAATAACACCTGCTCTGGCAGCCATTTTGAGCATGGAATATTCCCCACTAACATTATAAATAGCAAGTGGTAAAGTAGTACTCTCTCTTACATCACGAATAATATCCATGTAAGCAAGAGCAGGTTTTACCATGAGAATATCAGCACCTTCTACTTCATCGGAAACTGACTCGGCAATAGCTTCTCTACGATTAGCAGGATCCATCTGGTAGCTTTTACGATCACCAAAACTTGGACTACTCTCTGCCACATCACGGAAAGGCCCATAATAGCCAGAGGCAAATTTGGTTGAGTAGCTCATGATGGGAAGACTTTCAAACCCTGCATCGTCTAATCCACTTCTAATGGCTTGTATCATGCCATCCATCATCCCGCTAGGGGCAACCATATCAGCACCTGCTTTTGCGTGGATGACTGCCTGTTTGGCAAGATTGTCAAGCGTGATATCGTTGTCAACTGTCTCTAGGATAGGATCTAGAACACCACAGTGCCCATGGTCTGTATATTCGCAGAAGCAGAGGTCAGTGATAATAAACATATCAGGATGTACTGATTTAATTTGTTTGACCGTTTGGGCAATAATACCATATTCACACATCGCATCACTTCCAACTGAGTCTTTAATGTCAGGGATACCAAAGAGAATAATTGATTTAATACCAAGCCCTTTGAGTACTTCGCACTCTTTGATAATTTCATCAACACTCATTTGATATACACCAGGCATGGAATCGACTTCATCTTTTATGCCTTTGCCAATTCGAGCAAAGAGTGGATAGACAAAATCATTCACAGAAAGTGTAGTTTCCTGAAGCAGATCTCGCAATACGGGGTTGATTCTTTTTCTTCTAAAACGTGGGAACATGATGGATAGCCTTCAAAATGATAATTTTACTATTTTAACCAAAAATTCCTAATTACTTATTCCTAATTACTTATTCTTACTGTATAATCACATATGCAAAATATAGAAATCTCTCAAATTGCTACTTTACCAACACGACATGGCATTTTTCTTATTCAGGCTTTTAAAGAGCCTGATGCCAAGAAGGAGCACCTTGCAGTTTTTACCAAGAGCCTTCCTGAATTGGAAACTCCCATTGTCCGTGTCCATTCAGAGTGCTTGACTGGTGATGCTATTGGCTCTATCAAATGTGATTGTGGAGAACAGCTTGATTTTGCACTTAATCTCATTGCCAAAGAGGGTGGATTGGTGATCTACCATCGTCAGGAGGGCAGAAACATTGGTCTTCTCAACAAGGTCAACGCTTACACATTGCAAGATCAAGGACTAGATACTGTTGCCGCCAATCATCAGCTTGGTTTTCGTGCTGATGAACGCACCTATGAAGCAGTAGCATTCATTTTATACCATTTTGGTATTACAAAACTTAAACTTCTTACCAACAATCTTACCAAAATGGAGAGTCTTTCAGGTATTGAAATCGTAGAACGTCTCCCCATTAAGATTGCTCCCAATCCCTATAATGAAGTATATCTCAAGACCAAAAAAGAGAAACTGGGGCACATTCTTTGAGTAAGGAACTAGAAAAAAGACTTCTGGAAGAAGGGCTCTTTTTGAATATCAATATTATTGAAAAACTACAAAAGTTTACACTGCTTTTACATGAGTGGAACCAAATTCATAATCTGACAGGAGCCAAAACCATAAGGGCGATTCATGATAATATTATTGATTCACTCTATCCTCTAACTTTTATAAAAGAGCCTAAAATACTACTTGATGTTGGTACAGGATCAGGGTTTCCGGGATTGATACTTGCTATTGCGATGCCAGAAACCAAAGTAGTGTTGGCAGAACCTTTGAAAAAACGGGTCTCTTTTTTAAAATATGCTATTATTGATGTGGATATACCAAATGTAACAGTAGAGGCAAAACAGGTAGAGAAAGTGACACATACCCCCTTTTCTCTTATTAGCTCACGTGCAGTAACAAATACAAAACTGTTGCTTGAATTAACACAACATCTTAGTGACACAGAGACCCAATATCTTTTTTATAAAGGTAGTCGTGTATTTGATGAGATCGATGATGTACAACATCAGTTAGGTTATGATATAGTACAGAAAAACCAGAGAAACTATCTTTACATCAAGGGATATGTATGATTATAAAGTTTATTATATTTGCTATGATCGGAATATTTATCTATAGGCTCATGGGAGGAAAGCTACCAATTATAGATATAAAGAATAGACCCAAAACAAAGAAGAAACCTGATGGTGATACACTGGTTGATTGTAGTAAATGTGGTACCTATGTGATGATAGAAGAAGCAACACTTATTGGCGGCAAGTATTGTTGTGATGAATGTGTATGATATTTGCAAAAGGAGTAGTCAATGATACTAATGGGGCATCCGTGGATTAGTAGCCCAAAATTTTGTAGGATTTTCTCTAAAAAGGAGATAAAAGATACAAGATCAGACCAGATAGTATTGCTTGAACCATTGGTTAACTCCTATGCGTTGGCCTCTTACTGCCAACAAAACAGCATATCGTATGCTGTTGTTGTCGATACTGTCGATGATGCCATCTATGCAAATGCATTAGGCGCCTCCTATGTAATATGCAAAAAAGATACGGCACTGGTGATTCAGCCAATTGCAGAGACTTACCTGTTTGATACCAAAGTGTTAGTACTTATAAACAGTGAAAAAGAGATTACAAAAATTGCATGCAACGGAATAGATGGTGTCATATTTTCTAAAATAATTGAATAAGATTATAAATGAAAGAGTTTCATCATTTTCCACTTACCTATAGTATTATTTTTCTCAATACTTTTTTCTATTTTTTATTGGTTTTGTTTGGTGGAAAATTTATTGAAATTAACCTTAATACCCTTGTAGATTTTGGAGCACTCTATGGACCGTTGGTTGTCTTTAAGGGTGAATGGTGGCGTCTTCTAAGTGCCATGTTTTTGCATGGAAATATAACGCATATTCTTATGAATATGGCGTCACTCTATATTATTGGTCGTAGTATGGAGCACTATTTTTCTAAATTTTTCTATATTATAATTTATCTTTTTTCTGGTCTTATTGGTGCACTAACATCACTTTATATGCATCCCCAAAGTGTGGGAATTGGTGCTTCAGGGGCAATTTTTGGAGTATTTGGTGCACTGGGTGGCTTCTTTTTGGTATATTGGAACCAAGTTACTTCTCACAGTAGGGAAATTATAAAAAACTTTTCTGTAATGTTGGGATTAAATTTTATACTTGGACTTTCCATTGCCTCAATTGATATGAGTGCCCATATAGGTGGACTGATTGTTGGGTTTATTAGTGGTTTTGTATTGACAAAGTATCCACATACCATCATACCATTCTCTTTCATTTTAGGTACTATTTTTATTTTTGGAACACAGTATTTATATGCATACTATCTACAGATATTTATGTCATTTTAGCCTTACTGCTTGGCTTCTTTTGGGCTGCACGCATCCAATAGAACCAAAACTAGAAAAACGTATTTCAGTACACTTGACCCATATGCTCACAAGGCTTTCTCCTGAGGCACCGTACCTTGAAAATGTTAGACTCGCAGAAGATATTGTACATTACAGTCATACTCTTGAAATAAAGTTTGACCGCCATACTTATCCATGGTTGCATAACTTCTTAGTTAATGTTGGTTTAAAAGAAAGAGGGCTGTGTTATCACTATAGTGATGCACTATACCAGTATCTGAAGCAACAATACTACCCCCACTTTACATTCCATCAGGCAGGTGCAAATATTGGAGAGTACTTTTATGAACACAATGTATTGGTAATTTTATCTTCAAAATGGAGTCATTTTGAAGAGGGGATTGTAATTGATGTATGGCGTGAACCTGGAAATATATTTATTTCTAACGTTAAAGATGATGCGATATACCAATGGAGACACCGTCCTTATCGAGAGTATGGATATCAAGATCATAATGGTAGATAAATTTTGTCAATAAGTTCTTCATACTCACTATTTGGGCTAGAATCGATAGTAATGCCACCACCACTTTTGTAGAATAGCTTGTCCTTATATTTCTCAATGAAACGTATCATGACCCCAGAACGCAATTTTGTACCATCAAAAATACCAAATATGCCAGTATAAAAACCACGATTATAATTTTCAACACAATTGATAATATCGACAGTCTTTTTTTTTGGTGCTCCAGTA is a window from the Sulfurovum sp. genome containing:
- a CDS encoding (Fe-S)-binding protein, whose protein sequence is MIASKELFNFTETSDACIKCGKCIPVCTIHQINPDETTSPRGFIDLLGAYQHGHLPLDRNAKNIFESCFLCTNCVDVCPNSLATDMVIEEVRADLAEKYGIAWFKKGFFFLLRHRKIMDFVMKFGFMFKTCALAKDDKDRGLRARFSLPMMKKGRLIPSMMKTSFLNKYSEHISASKPEEKKQKIAIFIGCLANYNYEGIGDSLIKILEILNIEIFIPKKQLCCGAPAYFTGDINSVEYMTKKNIEYFESFMEEYDAMLIPEATCSAMVKHDWQVFFKNHKMPEWEARAKKVSKKIHMATAWLHDNTNLKEMLAQKGKKFNDIVTYHDPCHARKVQGIYEQPRNLLSPNYPMVEMSDSNRCCGFGGVTMQTEKFHFAQAAGKPKAAMIKETKAHYVSAECSACRVQINEAMNNANVKTVFKNPLELIVEALKE
- the hemN gene encoding oxygen-independent coproporphyrinogen III oxidase, producing the protein MSTIDLEKFSKYSKPGPRYTSYPTALEFSNNFTYENYIKYLKKGDEKLSLYIHLPFCRSACYFCGCNVVFTSKEEKLSTYIEYLKKEINILAKYLDTSREVIQFHFGGGTPTFYKAFELDEIISYIKKVFPNWSKDAEISVEIDPRFFNEAQMKIFKKYGFNRISFGVQDFDPKVQKEIHRIQPYDLTKAAVDLARKHGINSINIDLIYGMPYQTFESFKNTLQKAFTLMPDRLAVFNYAHVPWLKKTMRKFDETTLPSPDIKLQIFQYTIDFFENNGYKMVGMDHFAKPEDELFGAISKGELHRNFQGYTTKGGANLIGIGLTSIGEGSHYYAQNTKDMKAYEMAIDAGRLPFEKGISLSDDDYLRKAVIMELMANFSIDIKRIEKEHSIDFKSYFKDALTELQEFVNAGLVTITNEKISVSSTGTLLIRNIAMPFDVYMHQYTGNKKSFSKTV
- the argF gene encoding ornithine carbamoyltransferase produces the protein MRHFLTLADFTKEELLEMINLAQKIKAQTKRKEFIPYMERQTLGMIFEKSSTRTRVSFETGIYQLGGIGLFLSANDIQLGRGEPMKDTARVISRMVDMVMIRTFEQDKLEEFAKFSKVPVINGLTDSYHPVQLMADYLTMLEFGKTNNPVCAYVGDGNNMAHSWLMLAAKIGFELHVATPKDYECDPTIVKKALSFAKDSGAKITFSNNPLKAVKECDVVTTDTWVSMGQEDEKEIKLKAFKDYMVDETMMAAAKPNAIFLHCLPAYRGYEVSEETFEKHADIIFTEAENRLHAQKGIMVWLNNHCSQKESF
- a CDS encoding N-acetylmuramoyl-L-alanine amidase is translated as MHLKNKITLFFVMLIIILFGYILFERLKPPISVIIQAGHEGRTCGNTGTTYKTDKEVEWNMLVADEVAKQLKAWDIDVKRVPADIFLKRTKIAIAIHFDATKHICHSGASIGYPNTEASYHFAQRWKVLYKSYFPFNWNKDNFTDNLKYYYAYSPIHIDAQKFLVLELGELTCKKQTDWLKPRRKKIAKLIAYAIAVELGKIVEKPYL
- the hemB gene encoding porphobilinogen synthase; amino-acid sequence: MFPRFRRKRINPVLRDLLQETTLSVNDFVYPLFARIGKGIKDEVDSMPGVYQMSVDEIIKECEVLKGLGIKSIILFGIPDIKDSVGSDAMCEYGIIAQTVKQIKSVHPDMFIITDLCFCEYTDHGHCGVLDPILETVDNDITLDNLAKQAVIHAKAGADMVAPSGMMDGMIQAIRSGLDDAGFESLPIMSYSTKFASGYYGPFRDVAESSPSFGDRKSYQMDPANRREAIAESVSDEVEGADILMVKPALAYMDIIRDVRESTTLPLAIYNVSGEYSMLKMAARAGVIDYDRVMMETLLGFKRAGADIIITYHAKEAASLL
- the ribA gene encoding GTP cyclohydrolase II, yielding MQNIEISQIATLPTRHGIFLIQAFKEPDAKKEHLAVFTKSLPELETPIVRVHSECLTGDAIGSIKCDCGEQLDFALNLIAKEGGLVIYHRQEGRNIGLLNKVNAYTLQDQGLDTVAANHQLGFRADERTYEAVAFILYHFGITKLKLLTNNLTKMESLSGIEIVERLPIKIAPNPYNEVYLKTKKEKLGHIL
- the rsmG gene encoding 16S rRNA (guanine(527)-N(7))-methyltransferase RsmG, with protein sequence MSKELEKRLLEEGLFLNINIIEKLQKFTLLLHEWNQIHNLTGAKTIRAIHDNIIDSLYPLTFIKEPKILLDVGTGSGFPGLILAIAMPETKVVLAEPLKKRVSFLKYAIIDVDIPNVTVEAKQVEKVTHTPFSLISSRAVTNTKLLLELTQHLSDTETQYLFYKGSRVFDEIDDVQHQLGYDIVQKNQRNYLYIKGYV
- a CDS encoding rhomboid family intramembrane serine protease, which produces MKEFHHFPLTYSIIFLNTFFYFLLVLFGGKFIEINLNTLVDFGALYGPLVVFKGEWWRLLSAMFLHGNITHILMNMASLYIIGRSMEHYFSKFFYIIIYLFSGLIGALTSLYMHPQSVGIGASGAIFGVFGALGGFFLVYWNQVTSHSREIIKNFSVMLGLNFILGLSIASIDMSAHIGGLIVGFISGFVLTKYPHTIIPFSFILGTIFIFGTQYLYAYYLQIFMSF